The genomic segment GAGGCGACACTGAATACAGGTACTGGCAGCCTGACGTTCCATGGTATGGATATCACGACTGGCCATCACATGCAGATAATGACCTCGGGGCAGAACAATGAGTCCACCGGTGGTCTTAGTCACCATCTTAGTGGCAAAGTCCTCTTCGGAATCCACCATGCGACCCATCATAGGGCCACCAAGAATGTATATAGGATCGGCGACAGTTGAGCCACCACAATGAGCAAGACACTCGCTCATCTTAGTTCCCAAAGGCACACGAATAACAGCAGGAGAGCCAACATCACCGGTTACGGTAACAATCTTATGAGTTAAGGGTGTTCCCTTAATGGCTGCAGCTACCTCAGCCAAAGTGCCCACATTGGCAACAACTGCACCAACATCTTTAGGTAGACCAAGAGGCGGAATGGTCTTTCCAGTTACCTCGTAAACCAAAGCCTGCTCATCACCTGCTGGATAAAAGTTATCCAATTGGGCAAGCTCCAGGCCTGTTCCTTCTATACAGTCCGCAAATATTTTTGCTATCTCGGTATACTTACTCTTTATACCGATAACACCGCGGGTAGCTCCCGTAACGGAGACGATGGCCTGCATCGCAACAACAATATCCGCTGCACGGGTACGCATAATATGTTGATCAGTATGCAACAGTGGCTCACACTCACAACCGTTGGCTATAACTGTATCCACCTGCGTGTCATATTTAACATGGGCGGGAAAACCTGCTCCGCCCTCGCCCACAATACCGGCATCCAGTATCGAGCGAAGAAGACTATCTTTATTCATGATCATCTCTTTGGGGTCGCTAGAGAGCTACAAAAAAAACGGCTACTATTTGTCACGTTTGAAGGGAAATACTTCTTCCAGGTCACCATGTGGACGTGGAATAACGTGTACAGCTACCACCTCGCCAATACGTGCGGCTGCTGCTGCACCTGCATCGGTTGCTGCTTTACATGCTGCAACATCACCACGAACAATCGCAGTTACCAAACCAGCACCAATTTGTTTGTAACCTACAAGTTGTACACGAGCAGCCTTTACCATTGCATCTGAAGCTTCAATAAGTGCGATCAAGCCCTTAGTTTCAATCATTCCTAATGAATCCATTGTATTTCTCCAAGTTTCGTATAACGAAAAAGTTTTACTCTATTTTGCTACCATCCATTTATAGGCACTGACCTACAACGGCAATTTTCTATACCATCCGCATCCTGGAGCCGCTCAAGGGGAGGAGACACCCTAGAGCACAAAAGAGGCTCAATACAGGCACGGATCGTCTACTATAACAACATTCGCTTTGATTACTCTGCAGGCTTATTAACGCAGGCTATACGCACAGAGGTAGGAGTACTGCAAATCACTTCGACAGCCTTAGGGAAATAAACCATATCACCTGCCTCGGCCACCATTTTTTTACCGTCAACCTCAAGATGAAGGGTACCTGCTACCACCACCGCCACCTCAGGTGATTTTAGCGTACGGGTAAAAGATCCCTTTTCCCATTGCATATGACCGCCAACAAGAGAGGTACCTGCAGTCAACTCTTTAACAGCCAAAGAAGCACCATCATTTTCTCTGACAAGACGATCTTCCTCAATGAGAGAGACACCAGCACAAGAGGCAACCACGCCTTCCACTGGAGATTGAACAACAACTGGTTCGGCAAGCTTGGCCGTAACAACACGACGAACAAGAGACTCTAAGGCATCTGCTGCCGGGGCTCCCGCCACAGATTCCTGAATAATGCCACACACCTCAGCAATAAGGGTGTCCGTTGCGGAAGATCCACGCACAGGGACATAAGAACAGTTCTCCTGAGCTACAAGTCCTGGAGCCTCAAAAAGTATTTCAACCCCCTGTGCCTGCGCCATTTCAACTGCCTGCTGAGTGACAATGCATTCCTGGGGCGGACATAGGATTGATTTATGACAACCTTGGAGAACCTTTTCAATATCGGCCTCGCTTATAATCCGCTTTCCCATGCAATCTCCCTTAATATATACAAAACACCTGCTCCCCTCTCTAGGAAAGAGAACAAAAAACCATCTTATTTTCCATCTATCGCACTAAGTCTCTATTTTTTCAAACATATGCCAAGAAAAAAGATCCTGTCCTGGCCAGTCTCCCATATAGAGAAGAAAAAGATTCCCTTTTTTCTAGCAATTATCGTGCTAGAAGCCACTTTTTTCCCCTTTTTATAAAAATTCAAAAAGCAAGAGCCTATTTTAAAAGGATTTAGAAACAAAAAGACGGACTCGACAACAAGGAAAAAGCAGATTCCAGCAAAAGAATGTTTTAACAGATTACAAGGACAAAAAAAGACATTTGTTGCATTTCTGCACAAGAGCCAGACATTCACAAGGCCCCTTTTTTTCTAGCAAAGATACTCTCTCCACCAATTAACAATCCTTACACATATAGAGAAACCAACCGTTGCTTTTTTGCACAAAGCAGAGTAAGCATAGTAACCTACTGTTTACTCACTGTTTAAGCAAGGAGGCAAATTTTACCGAGGCATTTTTGCACCAAAACAGCAAGAGCCAAGCGACAGAGGTCACAATAAAAATAAAATTTTAAAATCTTCCAAGCCCCTTAACAGAAAAAACCACCTATATATATTAAATACCCCAAATCCTCCTCCTAAAAAGTCGGCCATAAGCATCCGCTGCACCCTCTTTTTCTTGTTTTTTTGGGGAAAATCTTTTTTTTTAACAATTTGGCACTGTCTTTGCTGAGAATATTCAGCAAGTTTTAAGGTTATTTTTTCTTCCACTTGTCTGTAGAGATGAATTTTAACTGATATTTCGGCGTAAAACATTATTTACGCCTTCATTATACATGATAAACCATAAGAGGATTCGCAATGAACGTGATTGACTTTCGGTTTCGCCCTAACACCCCTGAAATTTTGGATGGCATTCAACACAGCACCATGTTCAAGGGTTTGTGCAAGCATATTGATTTTTCCAAAATGAAACCGCAGACAGTTGCTGAGTGTGTTCAGGATCTTACTGCACATAATGTTGTACGTGCGGTTATCACAGGTCGTGACTGCGAGACCACCTACAACGGATCTAAGCACAACAACCAAAGCATCATGAATTGGATTCAGCAGTTTCCTGAAAAATTCATCGGCTTCTTTGGAATGGATCCTCACAAGGGTATGAAAGGCATTGCCTCACTCGTTACCGCTGTAGAGACCTACGGCATGCGCGGTGCTGCCATCGATCCTTACCTTGCTCAGCTTTACCCAAATGACGCAAAATATTACCCAATCTACAGCAAGTGTTGCGAGCTTAACATCCCTATCGTTTTCACCACTGGTCCTGCTACTCTGGTACCAGGCGCTGTAATTGATCACGTTGCTCCACGTTATATTGACTTTGTTGCCCGTGACTTCCCAGATCTCAAGATTGTTATCAGCCACGGCGGATACCCTTGGGTTAACGAGGCAATCGTCGTTACCGAGCGTAATGCCAACGTATACCTTGATATCTCTGAGTTCGAGGCATCTCCAATGTCTGAGGCTTACGTTCAAGCAGCAAACAGCATGATTGCTGACAAGCTTCTCTACGCAAGTGCTCACCCATTCATTGATTTCCGTGATGCACTCGCAACCTACAACGGACTTCCAATTTCCGACGAAGCTCGTCAGAAAATCATGCACGATAATGCTGCTAAGCTTCTCGGCATTGAGACCGTTGCACCTGTTGCTGCTCCTGTTGCTGCTCCTGCATACAATGCAAGTAGCAACAACGCTACCAGCACCGCAGACTTAGTTCGAAGCATCGTAGCAGAGGTTGTTGCCCGTCAAAACGGTTAATTACCAGGATCCACCCAGAGGCCCAAACCTCTAACAGAAAGACAAAAAAGGCGTGCGTTTCTCTCCTCAGAGAATCACGCCTTTTTTATTGCTCTGCAAACTCCATGTACCAGCAAGGCCAGGACAAAAAATATATATCAATATTTTTTATCTCCTTTTAAACTTTTTTTGGAGTATTGCTATTTCAACTTGCTCCTTATAATTACAAAGAAAGATCTGTTTTTAAATTTTACCGGTTGGTTAGGAACTATTTTTTCCTGCCAAAATAGCCGCCGAAATAGTTTGACAGAAAGCAAAATTTCCATTCTATGTATCAGCATATTACACAAGAATGTACTAATGGCTTTCTCTCACCTTAGAGAAGATGGAGTATGCCAAATATAGATTTAACAAAAATGAAGTATGCTAATTAATAATTTTGACCAAACGATTTTTTTTAGGAGGTTTGCCACAAACTATATCACGTAATCAGCTGCCGCCCCATCACCCAGTAGAAAGTCGCAGCTGCAAGAGCAAAGAGAGCACAAAAGATATTTATTGAAAAGAGAGGTAGAAAAATGCAAGTCATCGCTTGTATTAAGCAGGTACCTGATACAACTCAGGTAAAAATTGACCCAGTGACCAATACCCTCGTTCGTGAAGGTATTCCCTTTATCGTCAATCCCTATGACACCCATGCTCTTGAGGCCGCACTGGATCTCAAAGATAAGTATGGGGTTAGCGTGACCGTGGTCACCATGGGCCCACCGAATTCGGCAAACGCCCTGAAGAAGGCCCTGGCCATGGGAGCTGATCGTGCCATTCTCTTGTCCGATCGCGCCTTTGGTGGTGCCGACACCCTGGCCACCAGTAAGGTTATCACAGCAGCTCTTGCCAAACTACAGGGAGAGGAAGAAATCGGCCTCATCTTCTGTGGTAAGCAGACCATTGACGGCGACACAGCTCAGGTAGGACCCGGCATTGCATCTCGAATGAAAATCCCTCAACTCACCTTGGTTGATAACGTAGAAGAGTTCACTCCTGCAAGCAAAAAAATCCGCGTGCGCAGAAAGCTTGAAGGACGCTACGAAAGAGTTGAATCAAAAATGCCTGCCCTGGTCACCGTTGTTCGCGAGATCAACAGCCCACGCTACCCCACCGTTCCTACCCGCCTCAAGTCGTTTAATGCCCCAATTGAAACCTGGGATAACAGCGACCTTAAAATCGACCCTGAAACCATCGGTCTCAAAGGCTCTGCCACCTGGGTAAGCAAGATTTTCAGCCCAGAGAGAGAGAAGGGAGAAATTGTAGGAGATGGAATCAATGCTCCACAAGAGGCAGCTGCACAGCTTATCGATAAACTTTTGAGCAAAGATGTGCTCTCGTTCTAGAGGAAAAAGTTATGACAAAGAAAGTAAAGCGACCAAGAGGTAAAGCTCAACTCCTTGAGGGAAAATGTATCAGCTGTGGTGGACGCTGCGAAAGCTCGTGTCCCGTTGCATGTATCACCATGAGCGATGCTGGCGAGCCACAAATTAATACAGCAAAGTGCATAGGCTGTAAAAAATGTGTCAAGGCCTGTCCCGGAGAAGCACTCGAGATATTCTTCACCCCTGAAGAACTTGCCATCCTGAAAGAACTCGGAGCTGATACCACGGTAGTAGAACCCACTCCGGAAGAGAAGGCTATTGCCGAGCGTAACGCTCAGTATAAAAACGTATGGGTTCTTGTCGAGCAAACCGAAGGCATAGTCGCCGAGGTCTCTTGGGAGCTTCTTGGCGAAGGACGAAAGCTTGCCAATAAACGCGGCTCTGAAGTTTGTGCCCTTATTATTGGTGCTGGCGTTCGTAATATCTGCGCTGACGCCTTTCACTATGGCGCCGATAAGTGCTACCTCATCGACAACCCTGTTTTTAAAGAGTACCGCACCGAGCCCTATTTCCGTGCCTGTTGCGACATGATTCATAAGCATAAGCCAGAAATCGTTCTCATGGGAGCCACCGGCCTTGGTCGCGATCTGGCCGGAGCGGTTGCCACAGAGCTACAAACCGGGCTTACCGCCGACTGTACCGAACTGGACATCGATCCAAAGGGTAATCTGATGCAGACCCGCCCAGCCTTTGGCGGCAACATCATGGCAACCATTATGTGCGACAAGTTTCGTCCACAGATGTCCACTGTTCGCCCCAAGGTTATGCAACTTGCCCCGATATCAGAAAACCCCAAATCTGAAATCATCGAAGAGACGGTTGATATCCCTGCCACAAGCATCATGACCAAAGTTCTTGAGATTATTCGCGAGAAAAAAGGTAGCAGCGATATCGATATCTCCAGCACAGAATTTATCGTAGCTGGTGGTCGTGGCATGATGAGCAAGGAAAATTTTTCCATCCTCAACGAACTCGCCGATGAACTTGGTGCTGTAGTTGCTGGATCACGAATGGCTGTCGATGCGGGTTGGGTTTCCCACACCAGACAAGTTGGTCAAACGGGCAAAACAGTTCGACCTGTTGTTTATATCGCCGTCGGTATTTCAGGCGCTATTCAACACATGGTTGGTATGCAAGACTCTGATATGATCATTGCCGTCAACAAAGATAAGGATGCACCAATCTTTGAAGTAGCAAACTACGGTATCGTCGGCGACCTCTTTGAGGTGGTTCCGGCTATGACCAAAAAGATTCGCGAGGCCAAGGCCTCTGCACAACACTAATCATTTTGGAAGGATTTACAGATTATGCATATTAGCCCAATGATATTCACCCCAATACTGATCGCCTCTCTGCTTCTTTTTGCCTACGGCCTACGGTCACGTCTTAAACTGGCAGCCATGGGTAAGGCTGAAGATCGATCTGATATGATGGCACAACGAATAGCCATGATGTTCAACATAGCCTTCTTGCAAAAGAAAGTGCTAGGTGGCAGTTTCGGCCTGAATCACTTTTTCATCTTTTGGACCTTTATTCTCCTCGCCCTCGCCAATGGTGAGTTTTTGGTAGCTGGCGTTTTTCCCGCTCTCACCTTCAAAGCACTTCCTCAGGGAATCTTCTCTCCACTGATGTTCGTCTTTGATGTTGTTTCTACCATCTGCCTTATCGCAATTGCTTCGGGAATTATCCGCCGCATCATCGCCCCACCATACAAAGAGGCTCGTACCGCTGAGGCCTTTGGCATTCTCGCCGTTATCGGTGGCCTAATGCTTGCCTACTTCGGCGTCCATGCAGCAGAGCTTGCCCTTGGTGAAATCAAGGCATCAATGCCTGTTTCCGGCGCTATCGCCTCTATGCTCAGCAATATGGCACCAGCTTCCATTGCCAGCTTTGGCCAGACAGCATGGTGGATTCACGCCTTTCTTATCCTAGGCCTGATGAACTACCTGCCCTTTGGCAAGCACATGCACATCATCACCGCCATCCCCAACTGTCTTTTCGGGGCAATCGACAAGGTTAACACTGTACCCCGTGAAGAATTTGCTGAGAATAACAGCTATGGCGTACAGGAAGCAAATGACTTCACCTGGAAAGACATTATCG from the Desulfotalea psychrophila LSv54 genome contains:
- a CDS encoding 4Fe-4S dicluster domain-containing protein, giving the protein MNKDSLLRSILDAGIVGEGGAGFPAHVKYDTQVDTVIANGCECEPLLHTDQHIMRTRAADIVVAMQAIVSVTGATRGVIGIKSKYTEIAKIFADCIEGTGLELAQLDNFYPAGDEQALVYEVTGKTIPPLGLPKDVGAVVANVGTLAEVAAAIKGTPLTHKIVTVTGDVGSPAVIRVPLGTKMSECLAHCGGSTVADPIYILGGPMMGRMVDSEEDFATKMVTKTTGGLIVLPRGHYLHVMASRDIHTMERQAASTCIQCRLCTDLCPRYLIGQDFQTHKVMRAFAAGGLNGAGLEQAFLCCECGVCEMFSCPMGLSPRRINAAIRAKMRQERIPYEGSRAVIPAQSDMRPYRKVPVPRLALKIGIDRFMDLHPAFTGDYIPAEVRIPLHQHIGAPSVAQVKKGDVVKVGQLIGAVPKGALGAKIHASIAGTVMEVGNEVVIKGA
- the eutM gene encoding ethanolamine utilization microcompartment protein EutM — encoded protein: MDSLGMIETKGLIALIEASDAMVKAARVQLVGYKQIGAGLVTAIVRGDVAACKAATDAGAAAAARIGEVVAVHVIPRPHGDLEEVFPFKRDK
- a CDS encoding cupin domain-containing protein, with protein sequence MGKRIISEADIEKVLQGCHKSILCPPQECIVTQQAVEMAQAQGVEILFEAPGLVAQENCSYVPVRGSSATDTLIAEVCGIIQESVAGAPAADALESLVRRVVTAKLAEPVVVQSPVEGVVASCAGVSLIEEDRLVRENDGASLAVKELTAGTSLVGGHMQWEKGSFTRTLKSPEVAVVVAGTLHLEVDGKKMVAEAGDMVYFPKAVEVICSTPTSVRIACVNKPAE
- a CDS encoding amidohydrolase family protein encodes the protein MNVIDFRFRPNTPEILDGIQHSTMFKGLCKHIDFSKMKPQTVAECVQDLTAHNVVRAVITGRDCETTYNGSKHNNQSIMNWIQQFPEKFIGFFGMDPHKGMKGIASLVTAVETYGMRGAAIDPYLAQLYPNDAKYYPIYSKCCELNIPIVFTTGPATLVPGAVIDHVAPRYIDFVARDFPDLKIVISHGGYPWVNEAIVVTERNANVYLDISEFEASPMSEAYVQAANSMIADKLLYASAHPFIDFRDALATYNGLPISDEARQKIMHDNAAKLLGIETVAPVAAPVAAPAYNASSNNATSTADLVRSIVAEVVARQNG
- a CDS encoding electron transfer flavoprotein subunit beta/FixA family protein yields the protein MQVIACIKQVPDTTQVKIDPVTNTLVREGIPFIVNPYDTHALEAALDLKDKYGVSVTVVTMGPPNSANALKKALAMGADRAILLSDRAFGGADTLATSKVITAALAKLQGEEEIGLIFCGKQTIDGDTAQVGPGIASRMKIPQLTLVDNVEEFTPASKKIRVRRKLEGRYERVESKMPALVTVVREINSPRYPTVPTRLKSFNAPIETWDNSDLKIDPETIGLKGSATWVSKIFSPEREKGEIVGDGINAPQEAAAQLIDKLLSKDVLSF
- a CDS encoding FAD-binding protein, translating into MTKKVKRPRGKAQLLEGKCISCGGRCESSCPVACITMSDAGEPQINTAKCIGCKKCVKACPGEALEIFFTPEELAILKELGADTTVVEPTPEEKAIAERNAQYKNVWVLVEQTEGIVAEVSWELLGEGRKLANKRGSEVCALIIGAGVRNICADAFHYGADKCYLIDNPVFKEYRTEPYFRACCDMIHKHKPEIVLMGATGLGRDLAGAVATELQTGLTADCTELDIDPKGNLMQTRPAFGGNIMATIMCDKFRPQMSTVRPKVMQLAPISENPKSEIIEETVDIPATSIMTKVLEIIREKKGSSDIDISSTEFIVAGGRGMMSKENFSILNELADELGAVVAGSRMAVDAGWVSHTRQVGQTGKTVRPVVYIAVGISGAIQHMVGMQDSDMIIAVNKDKDAPIFEVANYGIVGDLFEVVPAMTKKIREAKASAQH